From Rhineura floridana isolate rRhiFlo1 chromosome 5, rRhiFlo1.hap2, whole genome shotgun sequence, a single genomic window includes:
- the LOC133385720 gene encoding COP9 signalosome complex subunit 6-like isoform X2 has translation MAAAASGGSCPAGNSNRAGMEVDAAAVPAVMASGVTGSVSVKLHPLVILNISDHWIRMRLQERRPVQVIGTLIGRQEGRNIELMNSFELLSHTVEENVVIDKEYYYTKEEHLKQVFKELGFLGWYTTGGPPDQSDIHVHKQVCEIIESPLFLKLNPMTKHTDLPVSVFESVIDIINREVTMLYAELTYTLATEEAEGIGVDHVARMTATGSVTEHLINIRT, from the exons ATGGCGGCTGCTGCCAGCGGCGGTTCTTGTCCGGCCGGAAATAGCAACAGGGCCGGCATGGAGGTGGACGCGGCGG CGGTGCCTGCAGTGATGGCGTCGGGCGTGACGGGCAGCGTGTCGGTGAAGCTGCACCCGCTCGTCATCCTCAACATCAGCGACCACTGGATCCGGATGCGCTTGCAGGAGAGGCGCCCCGTCCAA GTAATTGGGACTCTGATTGGTCGCCAGGAGGGGCGCAACATCGAGCTGATGAACTCTTTTGAACTGTTGTCGCACACAGTGGAAGAGAACGTGGTTATTGACAAAGAGTATTACTACACCAAGGAGGAACA TCTTAAACAAGTCTTCAAAGAACTGGGGTTCTTAGGCTGGTACACGACAGGTGGCCCCCCAGACCAGTCTGACATCCATGTCCACAAGCAG GTGTGTGAGATCATTGAGAGCCCCCTCTTCCTCAAACTAAACCCCATGACCAAACATACAGAC CTGCCTGTTAGTGTCTTTGAGTCAGTGATTGACATCATCAACAGAGAG GTCACAATGCTGTATGCTGAGCTGACGTACACACTAGCCACAGAAGAGGCTGAAGGCATTGGGGTTGACCATGTGGCCCGGATGACagcaacaggcagtg TGACTGAGCACctcattaacataagaacataa
- the LOC133385719 gene encoding lysophosphatidic acid receptor 6-like isoform X2, producing the protein MLPAGGSMWNSSNTSSSCSESADFQYLLFPVVYSLVFVLGLAGNVFVLTYFIRTKSATAPANVFLVNLATIDLLFVLTLPFRIAYHALHNDWVFGEVLCKVTGCLFFANLYGSSLFLACICLERYVAVVHPLRHLQFRQLRYRVGAALGVWAVLVAASLYLALRGPLTSHFADGRTACLENFSSGSWKGRISSVSIFAAVVGFLLPLFLIGVCYPLIAWRLLASPGMQPGSHAVRHKALRTVLVVLGVFLVCFAPYHLVQLVHTLGRVGVLGGCPLIRATYVARRVTMALTSLNACLDPLVYYFAAERFTWQPGWCKGTCRCRRRHRLETSQRSLLWLRRLVASKGSSAGGESTSPGTAQ; encoded by the coding sequence atgctgccagctggtggctccatgtggaACAGCAGCAATACTTCCTCCAGCTGCTCCGAGAGCGCTGATTTCCAGTACCTCCTCTTCCCCGTGGTCTACAGCCTGGTCTTTGTCCTGGGACTGGCTGGGAATGTCTTTGTGTTGACCTACTTCATTCGGACCAAGTCAGCCACGGCCCCCGCCAACGTCTTCCTGGTGAACCTGGCCACCATCGACCTGCTTTTCGTGCTGACCTTGCCCTTCCGCATCGCCTACCACGCGCTCCACAATGACTGGGTCTTCGGGGAAGTCCTCTGCAAAGTCACCGGCTGCCTCTTCTTCGCCAATCTATACGGCAGCTCTCTCTTCCTGGCCTGCATCTGCCTGGAGCGCTACGTGGCCGTGGTGCACCCACTGAGGCACCTGCAGTTCCGGCAGCTCCGCTACCGCGTGGGTGCCGCCTTGGGAGTGTGGGCGGTGTTGGTGGCGGCCAGCCTGTACCTGGCACTCCGGGGGCCCCTGACCAGCCATTTCGCCGACGGCCGCACGGCCTGCCTGGAGAACTTCTCCTCTGGCTCCTGGAAGGGCCGGATCTCCTCCGTCAGCATCTTCGCGGCTGTGGTCGGCTTCCTGCTGCCGCTCTTCTTGATCGGTGTGTGCTACCCGCTCATTGCGTGGCGGCTGCTGGCCTCGCCGGGGATGCAGCCCGGCTCGCATGCGGTGAGGCACAAGGCACTGCGGACAGTGCTGGTGGTCCTCGGGGTCTTCCTGGTCTGCTTCGCGCCCTACCACCTGGTGCAGCTGGTCCATACGCTGGGCCGGGTGGGTGTCCTGGGTGGCTGCCCCCTCATACGGGCCACCTATGTTGCCCGCCGGGTCACCATGGCACTCACCAGCCTCAACGCCTGCCTTGACCCGCTGGTCTACTACTTCGCCGCAGAGCGCTTCACTTGGCAGCCAGGCTGGTGCAAAGGcacctgccgctgccgccgccgccaccgcctgGAGACATCCCAGCGATCCCTGCTGTGGCTCCGCAGGCTTGTTGCCAGCAAGGGATCATCTGCTGGGGGAGAAAGCACCAGTCCTGGCACAGCGCAATGA
- the LOC133385719 gene encoding lysophosphatidic acid receptor 6-like isoform X1, protein MEVPELLLWNFSMLPAGGSMWNSSNTSSSCSESADFQYLLFPVVYSLVFVLGLAGNVFVLTYFIRTKSATAPANVFLVNLATIDLLFVLTLPFRIAYHALHNDWVFGEVLCKVTGCLFFANLYGSSLFLACICLERYVAVVHPLRHLQFRQLRYRVGAALGVWAVLVAASLYLALRGPLTSHFADGRTACLENFSSGSWKGRISSVSIFAAVVGFLLPLFLIGVCYPLIAWRLLASPGMQPGSHAVRHKALRTVLVVLGVFLVCFAPYHLVQLVHTLGRVGVLGGCPLIRATYVARRVTMALTSLNACLDPLVYYFAAERFTWQPGWCKGTCRCRRRHRLETSQRSLLWLRRLVASKGSSAGGESTSPGTAQ, encoded by the exons ATGGAGGTCCCAGAG CTGCTATtgtggaacttctccatgctgccagctggtggctccatgtggaACAGCAGCAATACTTCCTCCAGCTGCTCCGAGAGCGCTGATTTCCAGTACCTCCTCTTCCCCGTGGTCTACAGCCTGGTCTTTGTCCTGGGACTGGCTGGGAATGTCTTTGTGTTGACCTACTTCATTCGGACCAAGTCAGCCACGGCCCCCGCCAACGTCTTCCTGGTGAACCTGGCCACCATCGACCTGCTTTTCGTGCTGACCTTGCCCTTCCGCATCGCCTACCACGCGCTCCACAATGACTGGGTCTTCGGGGAAGTCCTCTGCAAAGTCACCGGCTGCCTCTTCTTCGCCAATCTATACGGCAGCTCTCTCTTCCTGGCCTGCATCTGCCTGGAGCGCTACGTGGCCGTGGTGCACCCACTGAGGCACCTGCAGTTCCGGCAGCTCCGCTACCGCGTGGGTGCCGCCTTGGGAGTGTGGGCGGTGTTGGTGGCGGCCAGCCTGTACCTGGCACTCCGGGGGCCCCTGACCAGCCATTTCGCCGACGGCCGCACGGCCTGCCTGGAGAACTTCTCCTCTGGCTCCTGGAAGGGCCGGATCTCCTCCGTCAGCATCTTCGCGGCTGTGGTCGGCTTCCTGCTGCCGCTCTTCTTGATCGGTGTGTGCTACCCGCTCATTGCGTGGCGGCTGCTGGCCTCGCCGGGGATGCAGCCCGGCTCGCATGCGGTGAGGCACAAGGCACTGCGGACAGTGCTGGTGGTCCTCGGGGTCTTCCTGGTCTGCTTCGCGCCCTACCACCTGGTGCAGCTGGTCCATACGCTGGGCCGGGTGGGTGTCCTGGGTGGCTGCCCCCTCATACGGGCCACCTATGTTGCCCGCCGGGTCACCATGGCACTCACCAGCCTCAACGCCTGCCTTGACCCGCTGGTCTACTACTTCGCCGCAGAGCGCTTCACTTGGCAGCCAGGCTGGTGCAAAGGcacctgccgctgccgccgccgccaccgcctgGAGACATCCCAGCGATCCCTGCTGTGGCTCCGCAGGCTTGTTGCCAGCAAGGGATCATCTGCTGGGGGAGAAAGCACCAGTCCTGGCACAGCGCAATGA